In Gemmatimonadota bacterium, the genomic stretch ATTCTTTTTTAAGTGGTTGACCAACGATGTGCTGCGTTCACTCATAGGATTATTACACGGTATTTCTTCTGGCGAAATCCTGCATATCATCGGATGGTTGCTCTATGGGGCCGTTGCTGTCTTGCTCGTTTTAATTATCGCGCGTATCGTATTTTCGTGGTTGCCCTTTGTGCGCGGGGGCAGATTTATGTGGACCCTTTACAGCTTGACAGAACCTATTATGGGGCCTTTTCGACAGATCGTTCCTCCACTGGGCATGTTCGATTTGTCGCCCATTTTGTTAATTTTGCTTCTGCAGGTTGTTCAAAGTGCCATTCAAAGTGTATTTGAGTTATAACCGAAGCCCTTAGGGAGGGGAAATGTGAACATCACACCACTGGATATTCGCAAGCAGATTTTTAAGAAATCTTTTCGCGGTTATGATCAAGAGGAAGTGCAGGCATTTCTCGACATGCTGGCTACAGAAGTCGAAAATCTCGGCGCCGAAAATATCGAACTAAAAGAACATCTCAATGCATTGCAATCAGAAGTACATCACTATCGGTCAATAGAGCA encodes the following:
- a CDS encoding YggT family protein, encoding MVDVVAQAIILIQQAIDWMLVALVIGMVALLLLRAVLVRMSSFGWSQYYVRRITDPLVWPIAQHMPGNAAAAPLILVIATLIGAFFFKWLTNDVLRSLIGLLHGISSGEILHIIGWLLYGAVAVLLVLIIARIVFSWLPFVRGGRFMWTLYSLTEPIMGPFRQIVPPLGMFDLSPILLILLLQVVQSAIQSVFEL